A window of the Oncorhynchus mykiss isolate Arlee chromosome 15, USDA_OmykA_1.1, whole genome shotgun sequence genome harbors these coding sequences:
- the LOC110490574 gene encoding leucine-rich repeat protein soc-2 homolog has protein sequence MRMLEGLILGLFVLNAVVANPRFARQVELDMYDSANYDVDLENLNLENPDVHGYEDGLTIDEPQIEIGTLAPPNYNYPGPGGPASLEEEEEEEELPLRPQLIPQGSGGSGVLMGPDTQGEEELRLSPIDILHISGDFGGSTGSGGSGGSGVSGGSGGSGDLLASGSGDLLASGGSGGSMEIGSAGSGGSGYLGSGGSVGSGDLGSGGSVGSGDLGSGDSVGSGDLGFGGSGGSGDLGSGGSGGSGDLGSLGSGGSSTLLGSGGSGDILVSSTGGSGGSGGSGDSGIIIISGEEELPLIPDTTPQEASGVSGESGAFGTSGVSGPGGSDSGGSEVTLIPDPEEEEEVLLTTPKTPQESGGTVGSGGSGLPEVDLDIKGMPTCLLCTCLGGSVYCDDVKLTSVPPLPKETTHFYARYNRITKINKGDFAQMNKLKRIDLTANEIASIADDAFSGLPVLEELVLRENGVSQLPALPPVMTLIDASHNNIGATGIHKEAFKDMTGLLYLYLTDNHIDHIPVPLPDSLRSLHLQRNNIQMIHEDTFCNLKDFNYIRNALEDIRLDGNPINLSRTPQAYVCLPRVPIGAHI, from the exons ATGAGGATGTTGGAGGGGCTCATATTAGGACTCTTCGTCCTCAACGCAGTGGTGGCCAACCCCAGATTTGCCCGGCAGGTGGAATTAGACATGTACGACAGCGCTAACTATGATGTGGATCTAGAAAACTTGAATTTGGAGAATCCGGATGTCCATGGTTATGAAGATGGACTGACTATTGACGAACCTCAG ATAGAGATTGGCACACTGGCCCCACCAAATTATAACTACCCTGGTCCTGGGGGCCCTGCATcactggaggaggaagaggaggaggaggagttgccCCTAAGACCCCAGCTCATCCCCCAAGGCTCAGGGGGGTCTGGGGTACTCATGGGCCCAGACACACAGGGAG AGGAGGAGCTGCGCCTGAGTCCTATTGACATTCTTCATATCTCCGGGGACTTTGGGGGTTCCACGGGTTCTGGGGGTTCCGGTGGCTCTGGGGTTTCCGGAGGTTCTGGGGGTTCCGGAGACCTTTTGGCTTCCGGTTCTGGGGACCTTTTGGCTTCTGGAGGCTCAGGGGGTTCCATGGAAATTGGTTCAGCAGGTTCTGGGGGTTCCGGGTACCTTGGATCCGGAGGCTCTGTGGGTTCCGGGGACCTTGGATCCGGAGGCTCTGTGGGTTCCGGGGACCTTGGATCCGGAGACTCTGTGGGGTCCGGGGACCTTGGTTTTGGAGGCTCTGGGGGTTCTGGGGACCTTGGTTCTGGAGGCTCTGGGGGTTCCGGGGATCTTGGTTCCCTGGGCTCTGGAGGTTCCAGCACCCTCCTAGGCTCAGGGGGTTCCGGGGACATATTGGTTTCCAGTACTGGGGGTTCCGGAGGTTCTGGAGGTTCCGGGGACTCAGGAATAATAATTATATCTGGAG AGGAGGAGCTGCCCCTCATTCCTGACACTACCCCCCAGGAGGCATCGGGTGTTTCTGGGGAGTCCGGGGCCTTTGGCACCTCAGGGGTCTCAGGGCCTGGGGGCTCCGACTCTGGTGGGTCAGAGGTCACATTAATCCCTGACCCTGAAGAAG AGGAGGAAGTGCTCCTGACTACTCCGAAAACCCCTCAGGAGTCTGGAGGTACAGTAGGCTCAGGGGGCTCTGGGTTGCCAGAGGTTGACTTGGACATTAAAG gtATGCCTACTTGCCTGCTGTGCACCTGTCTGGGTGGTTCTGTCTACTGTGATGATGTGAAGCTGACGAGCGTGCCGCCTCTCCCCAAAGAGACCACTCACTTCTACGCCCGCTACAACCGCATCACCAAGATCAACAAGGGCGACTTCGCTCAGATGA ACAAGCTGAAGAGGATCGACTTGACCGCCAACGAGATTGCATCCATCGCCGATGATGCGTTCTCCGGCCTGCCCGTGCTGGAGGAGCTGGTGCTCCGTGAGAACGGCGTGTCACAGCTTCCTGCCCTTCCGCCCGTGATGACCCTCATCGACGCCAGCCACAACAACATTGGCGCCACAGGCATCCACAAAGAGGCTTTCAAG GACATGACGGGTCTGCTGTACCTGTACCTAACAGACAACCACATCGACCACATCCCTGTGCCCCTACCGGACAGCCTGCGCTCTCTGCACCTACAG CGCAACAACATTCAGATGATACACGAGGACACGTTCTGCAACCTGAAAGACTTCAACTACATCAGGAACGCACTGGAGGACATTCGCCTGGACGGCAACCCCATCAACCTCAGCAGGACCCCACAGGCCTATGTGTGTCTGCCCCGCGTCCCCATCGGAGCCCACATCTAA
- the LOC110490576 gene encoding keratocan-like isoform X1, translating to MSNSLEEIILKTIQNLIGLSLSLSPPWSQGATETVRALWTSTREEYWRTRPPLLPLSQASPGHTLPTNTVWRSRLSVKMALLLAFSSVLLLVGPALAQSPDMSYEDYMAQLQACPKECRCPPSFPNAVYCDNKALKRIPTIPPHTWYLYLQNNLIDVLSTDALRNATQLRWINLNRNRITSEGMEEGALAAMLRLVHLYMDDNLLSSVPANLPSSLEQLRLSRNRISKIPAGVFSGLDRLTLLELQGNKLQDDAVTEVSLKGLSNLVQINLAKNQLTTMPLGLPITITQLFLDNNAIEKIPADYFKGLPKVAFLRLNRNKLGNGGLPKNVFNMSSILDLQLSHNQLTQVPMIPSGLEHLHLDHNQIKSVNGSDICPVSADALEGYVTETAPKLRYLRLDGNEVKPPIPRDLMVCFRLLRSIVI from the exons ATGTCAAACAGCCTTGAGGAAATAATATTAAAAACAATACAGAATCTAAtagggctttctctctctctctctcctccttggtcGCAGGGAGCAACTGAGACTGTTAGAGCACTGTGGACCAGCACCAGAGAagagtactggaggaccagacCACCACTACTACCCCTGAGCCAAGCATCACCTGGCCATACACTACCAACAAACACCGTTTGGAGAAGCAG GCTGAGTGTTAAGATGGCGCTTCTCCTGGCCTTTTCCTCCGTCCTCCTTCTGGTCGGTCCTGCTCTGGCCCAGAGCCCGGACATGTCCTACGAAGACTATATGGCCCAGTTACAGGCCTGTCCCAAAGAGTGCCGCTGCCCACCCAGCTTCCCCAATGCCGTCTACTGCGACAACAAGGCTCTGAAGCGCATCCCCACCATCCCCCCACACACCTGGTATCTCTACCTGCAGAACAACCTCATCGACGTACTGTCAACAGATGCTCTCCGCAACGCCACGCAGCTGCGCTGGATCAACCTCAACCGCAACCGCATCACCAGCGAGGGCATGGAGGAGGGTGCCCTGGCCGCTATGCTCCGCCTGGTCCACCTCTACATGGACGACAACCTGCTGAGCTCCGTCCCAGCCAACCTGCCCTCCAGCCTGGAGCAGCTGCGCCTCTCCCGCAACCGCATCTCCAAGATCCCCGCCGGGGTGTTCTCAGGTCTGGATCGGCTGACACTGCTGGAACTGCAGGGGAACAAGCTCCAGGATGACGCAGTGACCGAGGTGAGCCTCAAGGGCCTGAGCAACCTGGTCCAGATCAACCTGGCCAAGAACCAGCTTACCACCATGCCCCTGGGCCTCCCCATCACCATCACCCAGCTCTTCCTGGACAACAACGCCATTGAGAAGATCCCCGCTGACTACTTCAAGGGTCTACCCAAGGTGGCCTTCCTCAGGCTCAACCGCAACAAGCTGGGAAACGGCGGGCTGCCCAAGAACGTGTTCAACATGTCCAGCATCCTGGACCTGCAGTTGTCCCATAACCAGCTAACTCAGGTTCCTATGATCCCCTCAGGCCTGGAACACCTCCACTTGGACCACAACCAGATTAAGA GTGTGAATGGATCTGATATCTGCCCTGTGTCGGCTGATGCTCTGGAGGGCTATGTCACTGAGACCGCTCCTAAACTCCGCTACCTCCGTCTCGATGGCAATGAGGTCAAGCCACCAATACCCAGAGACCTTATGGTGTGCTTCCGTCTCCTCAGGTCCATCGTCATATAA
- the LOC110490576 gene encoding keratocan-like isoform X2, which translates to MALLLAFSSVLLLVGPALAQSPDMSYEDYMAQLQACPKECRCPPSFPNAVYCDNKALKRIPTIPPHTWYLYLQNNLIDVLSTDALRNATQLRWINLNRNRITSEGMEEGALAAMLRLVHLYMDDNLLSSVPANLPSSLEQLRLSRNRISKIPAGVFSGLDRLTLLELQGNKLQDDAVTEVSLKGLSNLVQINLAKNQLTTMPLGLPITITQLFLDNNAIEKIPADYFKGLPKVAFLRLNRNKLGNGGLPKNVFNMSSILDLQLSHNQLTQVPMIPSGLEHLHLDHNQIKSVNGSDICPVSADALEGYVTETAPKLRYLRLDGNEVKPPIPRDLMVCFRLLRSIVI; encoded by the exons ATGGCGCTTCTCCTGGCCTTTTCCTCCGTCCTCCTTCTGGTCGGTCCTGCTCTGGCCCAGAGCCCGGACATGTCCTACGAAGACTATATGGCCCAGTTACAGGCCTGTCCCAAAGAGTGCCGCTGCCCACCCAGCTTCCCCAATGCCGTCTACTGCGACAACAAGGCTCTGAAGCGCATCCCCACCATCCCCCCACACACCTGGTATCTCTACCTGCAGAACAACCTCATCGACGTACTGTCAACAGATGCTCTCCGCAACGCCACGCAGCTGCGCTGGATCAACCTCAACCGCAACCGCATCACCAGCGAGGGCATGGAGGAGGGTGCCCTGGCCGCTATGCTCCGCCTGGTCCACCTCTACATGGACGACAACCTGCTGAGCTCCGTCCCAGCCAACCTGCCCTCCAGCCTGGAGCAGCTGCGCCTCTCCCGCAACCGCATCTCCAAGATCCCCGCCGGGGTGTTCTCAGGTCTGGATCGGCTGACACTGCTGGAACTGCAGGGGAACAAGCTCCAGGATGACGCAGTGACCGAGGTGAGCCTCAAGGGCCTGAGCAACCTGGTCCAGATCAACCTGGCCAAGAACCAGCTTACCACCATGCCCCTGGGCCTCCCCATCACCATCACCCAGCTCTTCCTGGACAACAACGCCATTGAGAAGATCCCCGCTGACTACTTCAAGGGTCTACCCAAGGTGGCCTTCCTCAGGCTCAACCGCAACAAGCTGGGAAACGGCGGGCTGCCCAAGAACGTGTTCAACATGTCCAGCATCCTGGACCTGCAGTTGTCCCATAACCAGCTAACTCAGGTTCCTATGATCCCCTCAGGCCTGGAACACCTCCACTTGGACCACAACCAGATTAAGA GTGTGAATGGATCTGATATCTGCCCTGTGTCGGCTGATGCTCTGGAGGGCTATGTCACTGAGACCGCTCCTAAACTCCGCTACCTCCGTCTCGATGGCAATGAGGTCAAGCCACCAATACCCAGAGACCTTATGGTGTGCTTCCGTCTCCTCAGGTCCATCGTCATATAA
- the LOC110490577 gene encoding lumican: MFPLRVPIFAVLVSLTVGQYDDYDYQPASQYGPSSANCAQECECPINFPTAMYCDSRNLKFVPIVPSGIKYLYLQNNLIEEIKAGVFDNVTAELRWLVLDHNQITNEKVAKGTIDKLTGLHKILFSFNKLTEAVIPPSMSLDELKMMNNQLSKFPAGSLAGMQNLTSVHLQNNELTSKALNGVFKGLNKLVAIDLTNNKLKKLPSGMPSSLETFYGDHNGISSIAAGDLKELPKLAYLRLAYNQMTDAGIPAGVFNVTSLIELDLSYNKLQSIPEINEQLEHLYLQVNEINKFNLENICKFSGPLNYSRLKHLRLDGNNITHADLPHDSSNCLRQASDIIFD; the protein is encoded by the exons ATGTTTCCCCTCCGTGTCCCCATCTTTGCCGTGCTGGTAAGCCTGACCGTGGGTCAGTACGATGACTACGACTACCAGCCGGCCTCCCAGTATGGCCCGTCCAGCGCCAACTGTGCCCAGGAATGCGAGTGCCCCATCAACTTCCCCACTGCCATGTACTGTGACTCCCGCAACCTTAAGTTTGTGCCCATTGTGCCCTCAGGCATCAAGTACCTGTACCTGCAGAACAATCTGATCGAGGAGATCAAGGCTGGGGTCTTCGACAACGTCACGGCTGAACTCCGTTGGCTGGTCCTGGACCATAACCAGATCACCAATGAGAAGGTGGCCAAGGGAACCATCGACAAGCTGACCGGACTTCATAAGATCTTGTTCAGCTTCAACAAACTGACGGAAGCTGTgatccctccctccatgtctttgGACGAGCTGAAGATGATGAACAACCAGCTGTCCAAGTTCCCCGCAGGGAGTCTGGCCGGCATGCAGAACCTGACCTCAGTCCACCTCCAGAACAACGAGTTGACCTCTAAAGCTCTTAACGGGGTCTTCAAGGGCCTCAACAAGCTGGTGGCCATAGACTTGACCAACAACAAGCTGAAGAAGCTGCCCTCAGGCATGCCCAGTTCGCTGGAGACCTTCTATGGCGATCACAATGGCATCAGCAGCATCGCCGCCGGGGACCTCAAAGAGCTGCCCAAGCTGGCGTACCTGAGGTTGGCCTACAATCAGATGACGGATGCAGGGATTCCGGCGGGCGTGTTCAATGTGACGAGCCTGATCGAGCTGGATCTGTCCTACAACAAGCTGCAGTCCATCCCTGAGATCAACGAACAGCTGGAGCATCTCTATCTGCAGGTCAACGAAATCAACA AGTTCAACCTGGAGAATATTTGCAAGTTCTCTGGCCCTCTGAACTACTCCAGACTGAAGCACCTGCGTCTGGATGGGAACAACATCACACATGCCGACCTACCCCATGACTCCTCCAACTGCCTGCGCCAAGCCTCTGACATCATCTTCGACTAA